The genome window TCCCAACGATGCCGCCATCGCCAGCATTATCATCGCACTTTCGCAAAGCCTTGGTTTAACCACCGTGGCCGAGGGCGTGGAAACACGCGAGCAGAAAAGGGCCCTGCTGAATATGGGCTGCACGTTGTTTCAGGGGTACCTGTTCAGCGTACCGCTGGCGGTAAAGGACTTTGAGCGCTATCTGGCGCGCAGAAATGCAGCGGCAGCCGCAGATGGGCATGGTAATCGGGCCGAGCAGCCCGAAAGTGCTGAACAGGTAGCGGAGGGTGAGGGCAGGGGAGCCGCCTGAGCGGGGAGAAAAATTTGGGCAGGGCAAAGTGCAGGCCTACTGAGCGCCTAGCCATGCCTGAAAAAAACTGAGTGCTTCCCAAATAACAAGGGCGGGGTAAACCCCGCCCCTGAACGTCATATCCGCAAAATATCCACAAAAATTCAGTTATTCGTTGATGCCGTCCAGTTGCTGCCATTTGCCGAGGTGGCTTTCAATATGCTGGCAGATTGCCGCCTGTTCTTCCTTGCCTTGCCCGGCAATGGTGAGGGGGCTTGCAAAGGTGTAGCGTATGGTCAGGCCGGGTTTTACCGGGCCCAGCTCTTTAATCTTTTTGCCCTGTCCCCAGGCATCGGTCTTGAGCGCCAGCGGCACAATGGGCACTCCGGCCTTTTTGGCCAGCTTGACACCGATGGAATTGAACTGCTGCGGGTTGAACTGGCGCGAGCGGGTATGCTGCGGAAACACAATGATGGAGATGCCCTTTTTCAGGCGCTCCAGCCCGCCGTTCAGCACGGCTGTGAGGTCTTCACGCGGATTGGCGCGCCCAACAACGATGGGGTCGCGCGAGCACATCACCGGGCCAAAAAACGGCATGGTGGTGAGGCTTTTTTTGACCACAAAGGTCACCTGGCGGCGGGGCCGGATCATGGCCGGAAGCATGAATGTTTCCAGCGTGCTCATATGGTTGGCCACAAACAGGCAGGGGCCGTCCACGGCTTCAATGGCGTCCATGCCTTCAATCTTGATGGGGCAGCCCATGCGCTCCATAAGGTCTGCCACCCACGCGCTGGCATATACCCAGGCGGCATCGTCGCACTGCCCCTTGGACGCTCTGGAGCACAGCCAGCGCACCGGGCCGAGAAACAGGCGGCTGTAAAAGCTGAGCGAGGGCAGCATACGGCTGAAAAAGCCCGCACTTGCAGGCTGACTGCTGTATGTGTCGCCCGTGAGAAACTTGGCTTCAAATGCGCCGTCAACAAAGGGGTTCATGCCTATTCATCCGTTTTTTTGATTTTATGCAGTTTGCGCCACCACTGGCTGAGGCGGGGTTCTTCGCCATTGTCGCGCGGCTGGTAGAACCTGCGGCCTTCCAGTTCTGTCGGCAGGTATGACTGCTCGATCCACGATTCCGGGTAGTTGTGGGGATACTTGTATTCCTTGCCGTAGCCCCATTCCTTGTGCAACTGTGTGGAAGGATTGCGCAGATGCAGCGGCACCGGGCGCGCTCCGTTGAGTTTGACCTCGCGGGCGGCGTTGAGATAGGCCGCGTAGGAAGTGTTGCTCTTTTTGGCAAGGGCCAGATAGGTGACGGTTTCCGCCAGCGGAATGAACCCTTCCGGCATGCCCACAAATTCCACGGCCTGCTGGCAGGCCACAGCCAGCCCCAGAGCGTCCGGGTCGGCCAGCCCCACATCCTCGGAGGCGGAAAGTATCAGGCGGCGGCACACAAAGCGCGGGTCTTCGCCGCCTTCAAGCAGGCAGGCCAGGTAGTACAGGGCCGCATCCACATCACTGCCGCGAATGGACTTGATGAGCGCCGAGGCCAGTTCATAGTGGTTGTCGCCGTCCTTGTCATGCCGGATGAGCACCTCGGGCAGCGCCGCCTTGATATGCTCCAGATCGCGCCTATCTTCCGGCAGGGCGCCAACGTACTCCACAAGATTCAGCAGGGTGCGGGCATCGCCGTGCGAAACCCCGGCCAGCAGGTCGGCCACCTCATCGGTCATTTCAAGCTGCATGTCTTTTGCGCCGCGCCGGGCAAGCTCCATAAGTTCAGGGCGGCCAAGGGGGCGCAGCCGCAGTACATGCAGGCGTGAAAGCAACTGACGCGTGACGCTGAACGAGGGGTTTTCCGTGGTTGTGGCCAGCAGGGTCAGGTCGCCCGATTCCACCAGCGGCAAAAAGAAGTCCTGCTGCGCCTTGGAAAACCGGTGCAGTTCGTCCAGCACAAGAATTTCCACGCCCGTCAGCGAGCGCCTCAGATGCTGCAATCCGGCCTCGGGCGCGCTCAAGCGCAGATAGGGCTTGCCGGATGATTTGGCCAGCAGCAGGGCGAGGGTTGATTTGCCGCAGCCGGGCGGGCCGAAAAACAGCAGGCTGGGCAAACGCCCGGACTTCATAAGTGAGCGCAGGCGGTCGCCAAGGTGGGTCTGACCAAGAAAAAGCGCCAGATCATCGGGCCGCATGCGCTCCGGCAGCGGCTTGCTTACGGTCACTTTCCGCTCCCTTGGGTGGCATCGGCCTTGCCGCTAAGCTGCGAACCCCACCAGTGCAGGCCAAGGCAGAGCGTTGCGGCTGTTTCACAGCGCAATACGCGTGCACCAAGGCTCACGGCGGCAAAGTGGGCGGCTTTCAGAGCTGCCAGCTCACGTTGCGAAAAGCCGCCTTCCGGGCCGATAACATAGACGGTAAGGCCGGGCTGGCCCGCCATTTCCGGGGTGAGCATATGCACGCCGTCCTGGAGTTCCCAGGGCAGAATGCGGTGGTCGGCACTGTGCGAAAGATGGATGAGCTGATCCACGCCGCCCGAGAGGGCGCGCACTTCAGGCAGCCAGGGGTTGCCGCTCTGCTTTGCCCCTGCAATCATCTGCCCAAGGCAGGCTTCTTCTGCGGCGGCAGAAAGTTTTCCCTGACTGTGGTCGCCCTGCCACAGCCATACGCCATGCGCGCCAAGTTCCACGGCCTTTTCCATAAAAAAGCCGCGCCGCACGGCCTTGCTGTAGGCCAGCGCCACAATGGCCCGCGAATGCGGAGCAGGGGTGACAGTTTCAGAAACGCGCTGGAGCTGCACGTTTTTTTTGCCCACCTTGCACACCACAAATATGCCCGAGCGGCCCCGGCCATCCAGGAGGCCCACTTCGGTGCCGGGTTCCGCGCGCAGAACCTGCCCCAGATGCCGGGCTTCCTGCCCTTCAAGAAGAGGTGCATCGCCCCAGTGTTCAGGGGCCAGATAAAAAAACGGTACGCTCATGCCACCACGTTTTCCTTGCCGCTGCGCGCCTTGCGCACAGCCTTGAACCCGTCCTGCAATGAAACAAGACGTCTGTAATTTTTACGAATTTCCTGACCTGCCGGGGTCAGGGTATCTTCCGGCGGTTCTACGTATTTGCGTTGCAGATAACTGTCGCGCAGGATTCTTTCCACACAGTCGATCACGGCGTCAACCAGCCCTGGGAAAAAGCTGACGATTTCAAACTTCAGCTCGTTGAGCAGGTTCAGGGCCTCGCGGAACATCTGCTGGTAGGTGATGCGCGCGCCCTTGAAGGTGCGCTGGCACAGGTCTTCCAGTATGCGCACACGCCGGGCCTGCTGAATGTAGCTGAACCGGGTGCAGACTTCCTGATACAGTTCGCGCAGGTTCTCAAAGGCTTCGTCGTTATCGGGCGAAAAGAGGTAGTTGGTCAACACCTTGCTTACATTGGAGAAAAATTCATCACTATAGCTGATCATGCGCCGCTGATGCTTGGTCAGCCAGCTGTAGAGGAACTTGAGCCGCTTTTCGTGCGTGCCCGTGTTTTCCACCACTTCGGTGCGCTTGTAAATGATGCGCCCCGTATATTCGCCGCGCACAATGTCGTTGAGGCGCAGGAACATGTTGGAGGTGTCCTTGATGATATTAAGCCCGGTGAGCGCTTCGCCCGTGATGGGGTGCAGCACCTCCTGCGCCACCACGGAGAGGGCGCGGTCCTGCCGCACGTTGCTGGCGTCAAAGGTGTGCTGGCGGTATTTGATGCGCAGAATGACCACCCGGCGCGGCTTGTCCAGAAAAAATCCATCGCGGTCAATGGCGCTCAATGCTTCGTCCTGATCGGCGTCCACAGCCACAAGGGCCACTTTTTCCAGCAGGGGATAGCGCGTGTTCTCGCCATTGGCCATGTAGGTGGTGATGGTTCTGTCCGTCTGCCCCAGCACGCGCAGCAAAAAGCGCTCGCCCATCTTGTGCAGCTTGCGGGCAAAAAGCGCGCTCGAGGTGCGGCGCTCTGAAACAATGGGGAAGCCGTAAAGCTCCATGAGGTACTGATACACAAACATGCGGTTGCGTTCGTAAATATCGCTGTCGCCGTATACGAACTTGCCGATGCGGATACCAAAGCGCTTCAGTTCGCTGTCGATATCCGAAGGAAAGGAGGCGAATATTCCGGCCAGATGAAACTGCTTGTCAGCGCCCCAGGCCAGCACGTGCGCCCTGTCCATGCTGAGCAGGTAGGGCATGAGGGCCGGGTATGTTTCAAGCACAACCGTGTCTGACGAGCGGAACTGCTGGCGAAAAATATCCTGATGCACGCGCGGCAGCCGCGAGGCCAGGGTCTGCAGGTTCTGCACCATGACCTGATTTTCCAGCGGGCAGCAGGCGCCGTCGCCTTCGGTAATTACGGGGTGCAGGCGGTCGAACTGAAAAATTTCTGAAAAATAGTCGAGCTGGCGGGCAAAGGCCACCATGGCAAAGCCGGGCAGCTCTTTGTATTCAAACATGTCGTTGTCAAAAGAGGGCAGGAGCTCGCGTGCTTCCACAAGGGGGTAGTTCTTGTTTTCCTGATATGGTTTGACCAGGCACAGGCGGATATGCACGGCATCGAGCATTTTCTTGAGCTGTGTCAGGTCGCTTAGGGCAAGCGAAGAGGACAACTGGGTAGCGTCCTGCCAGGGCAGACCGTCCTTGCTGAATACCTCTTGCCATTTAATCATCCGCACATCCCTTATAGAAATTTGTTATTTACTACCTGCTTTTTAGAATATTTTCCAGTAGGAATGATGCAGGTTCCCCGAAAAACGGCATCAACCGGGGCTGCCAAGCCCGATGTTAGGGGCGCAGCGCTGCCAGCCTCGGCCCGCAGCATCGGATCAACGAGCAGGAACAGCGCAAAAGAAGTTGCGGCGGCGCATGCCCTTTGCTACAAGAAATGCGTTACCCGAGAGCCGTCACGCCTGTGGGCGGCATCAC of uncultured Desulfovibrio sp. contains these proteins:
- a CDS encoding 1-acyl-sn-glycerol-3-phosphate acyltransferase, with the protein product MNPFVDGAFEAKFLTGDTYSSQPASAGFFSRMLPSLSFYSRLFLGPVRWLCSRASKGQCDDAAWVYASAWVADLMERMGCPIKIEGMDAIEAVDGPCLFVANHMSTLETFMLPAMIRPRRQVTFVVKKSLTTMPFFGPVMCSRDPIVVGRANPREDLTAVLNGGLERLKKGISIIVFPQHTRSRQFNPQQFNSIGVKLAKKAGVPIVPLALKTDAWGQGKKIKELGPVKPGLTIRYTFASPLTIAGQGKEEQAAICQHIESHLGKWQQLDGINE
- a CDS encoding replication-associated recombination protein A, which translates into the protein MTVSKPLPERMRPDDLALFLGQTHLGDRLRSLMKSGRLPSLLFFGPPGCGKSTLALLLAKSSGKPYLRLSAPEAGLQHLRRSLTGVEILVLDELHRFSKAQQDFFLPLVESGDLTLLATTTENPSFSVTRQLLSRLHVLRLRPLGRPELMELARRGAKDMQLEMTDEVADLLAGVSHGDARTLLNLVEYVGALPEDRRDLEHIKAALPEVLIRHDKDGDNHYELASALIKSIRGSDVDAALYYLACLLEGGEDPRFVCRRLILSASEDVGLADPDALGLAVACQQAVEFVGMPEGFIPLAETVTYLALAKKSNTSYAAYLNAAREVKLNGARPVPLHLRNPSTQLHKEWGYGKEYKYPHNYPESWIEQSYLPTELEGRRFYQPRDNGEEPRLSQWWRKLHKIKKTDE
- a CDS encoding 16S rRNA (uracil(1498)-N(3))-methyltransferase; translated protein: MSVPFFYLAPEHWGDAPLLEGQEARHLGQVLRAEPGTEVGLLDGRGRSGIFVVCKVGKKNVQLQRVSETVTPAPHSRAIVALAYSKAVRRGFFMEKAVELGAHGVWLWQGDHSQGKLSAAAEEACLGQMIAGAKQSGNPWLPEVRALSGGVDQLIHLSHSADHRILPWELQDGVHMLTPEMAGQPGLTVYVIGPEGGFSQRELAALKAAHFAAVSLGARVLRCETAATLCLGLHWWGSQLSGKADATQGSGK